The sequence below is a genomic window from Mycobacterium spongiae.
GAAGGTCTACGCGAGCGCCTCCGGCTGGAGATTCGCCGGACCACCATCATCCGCGGTGGGTTCTAGCGCCTGAGTCTGGAAGCTCCTAGGAATTCGGCCGCTTACCGTGGTTAGCTTTGCTGTGCTTGCGGTCACGCTTCTTACGGCCACGCTTGGCCATGGAGAACCTCCGTAGTTCGGTAGATATCCGTAGTTCGGTAGATATGCGACAGGCGACGTCTCTGCCCGGTTGTTGCCCAGTGTCTCACGGGGTCGCATATTCGGTGTTGGTGGTCCGCGCGCCGCGGCCCCAAGGGGTCTTGTGGTTCGATATACATTCGACATACAGGAGCCTGGTGAAGGCAGATGGAACAGCGGTCGGCACGGTGGATGGCCGAAAACGAGTGGGGTGAAGATGGCCGAGGATGTCCGCGCCGAAATCGTTGCGAGCGTGCTCGAAGTCGCTGTCAGTGAAGGCGACCGAATCGGGAAGGGCGACGTCGTCGTCCTGCTTGAGTCGATGAAGATGGAAATCCCCGTCTTGGCCGAGGTCGCCGGAACCGTCAGCACGGTGAGTGTGTCGGTGGGTGACGTCATTCAGGCCGGCGACCTCATCGCGGTGATCAGCTAGCAGTTGGACGCTACATACCTGGAATTCGGGAGACGTGGGAGTTTCTTGTGTCGACTCTCGGTGATCTGCTTGCCGAACACACGGTGCTGCCAGGCAACGCCGTCGACCACCTCCATGCGGTGGTCGGGGAGTGGCAGCTGCTAGCCGATCTGTCGTTCGCCGACTACCTCATGTGGGTCTGTCGCGATGACGGTGTGCTGGTGTGTGTTGCCCAGTGCCGGCCGAATACCGCGCCGACGGTGATGCAGTCCGACGCGGTGGGCGCCGTTGTCGGCGCTGACAGCTTGCCCATGGTCGCCGCCACCTTCGACTCGGGTGTGGCACAGCAGGAAAACGATGCGGGCCAACGAGACTCACTCCAAGAGGGCGTGACGAACATGGCGGCATCCCCGGTACGGTATGGCGACCAGGTGGTGGCGGTGCTGACGCAGCACCAAGCCGCGCTGACGGCGCTTCGCAAATCAGGTCAGTTGGAGAGCGCTTACCTGGATTGCGCCGGCGATCTTGTGCACATGTTGGCGGAGGGCACTTTTCCCGACGCGGGGGACGTGGCGTTGTCGCGTTCTACGGCGCGGGTAGGTGACGGTTTTATCCGCATCAATGTCGACGGCGTGGTCTGCTATGCCAGCCCCAACGCGTTGTCCGCTTACCACCGGATGGGTCTAGCGACCGAGTTGGAGGGGCACAACCTGATCAAAGTCACCCGTCCCCTGATCTCGGACCCGTTTGAGGCGCAGGAGGTAGCCGAGCACGTGCAGGACTTGCTGGCCGGCGGGCGCAGCATGCGGATGGAAGTTGACGCAGGTGGCGCCACGGTGCTGCTGCGCACGCTGCCGCTGGTGGTTCATGGGTGCAATGTCGGTGCGGCGATATTGATCCGGGACGTCACCGAAGTGAAACGTCGGGACCGCGCCCTGATTTCCAAGGACGCAACGATCCGGGAAATCCACCACCGGGTGAAGAACAACCTGCAAACGGTGGCGGCGTTGCTGCGGTTGCAGGCCAGACGGACTGCTAACGCCGAGGGGCGGGAGGCCTTGATCGAATCGGTACGCCGAGTTTCGTCGATCGCCTTGGTCCACGACGCGCTGTCAATGTCAGTGGACGAGCAGGTGAATCTTGACGAGGTCATCGACCGGATCCTGCCGATCATGAACGACGTGGCGTCGGTGGACAGGCCAATCCGGATAAACCGCGTCGGCGACCTTGGTGTCCTGGACTCCGACCGAGCGACCGCGCTGATCATGGTGATTACCGAACTCGTGCAGAACGCGATTGAGCACGGGTTCGACCCGGCCGCCGAAGAAGGGTCCGTCACGATTCGCGCCGAGCGCTCGGCGCGCTGGCTCGACGTCGTGGTCCACGACAACGGGCGGGGTCTGCCGGACGGATTCAGTCTTGAGAAGTCGGACAGCCTGGGCCTGCAGATCGTGCGGACTCTTGTGTCTGCGGAGCTGGATGGGCGGATGGGCATGCGCGAAGCCGCCCAACGTGGCACCGACGTGGTGCTGCGGGTACCGATCGGTCGCCGCAGGTTAGTCCTATAACACCGCACGCAACAGTGCGGCCCCGACGATCGTCGGGGCCGCACTGTTGCCGAGACTGTGTCGTCAGACTCCGGTGCGGGCCTTTGTCCGGGCGTTGCGGCGCTTTAGCGCGCGCCGTTCGTCTTCGCTCATGCCGCCCCAAACTCCGGAGTCCTGGCCGGTATTCAGTGCCCAGCCGAGGCATTCTGTGGTGACGGGGCACCGATTGCAGACCAGTTTCGCGTCAGCGATCTGCGCGAGTGCCGGACCGCTGTTCCCTACCGGGAAGAACAGCTCCGGATCCTCGTCACGGCAGACCGCCCGATGGCGCCAATCCATTAGTCGTTACTCCTCACTATGTGCGCAGCAGCGCGCACAGGCGATTCTTCTTGGCTGGTAACGCGTGCTCAAGAAAGGTTTCCGTACCCTTACATATCTCTGCATGCAACCTTTTGATCGTTTCACAGGCTCAACAGATGTCAATAGTGTTACGTAAGCCCGTGGGCTATCTCACTTCGACGCTCTGTCACCAAAGCCTTAACCCAGTTGTACTACACTGCGGCGCGATTTGCGCGTGACATTTCGTCACTAGTCCACCGTGTCTGTGATTATCGCAGCTCAGGCGCGGTTTTTTGCGGGCGGAGCTACCACCGCTAGGGCATCTGGAACTGCCCGGAACGTCATAGTTTTGCGCAAACCTAGGTAGTCCCCGTCGAACTGAGTGGCGATCGGCGGCCCCATGGAGGTGACGCGCAGGCTACCAACGTCATCTTCGTTGATCAGGTGGTTGAACTCGAACTTCGGCCGCTTGGCGAGCATTTGCCGTACCACCTTCAGGGTAGGAACCAGCTTCATGGTGGTGACGGCGAATACGCCTACCCCCGTCTCGAACGTGCAATCGGGATTGGTCCATACCGGCCGATCGTTTGCGTACGTCCACGGGCTGGAGTTGGATACGAAGACGAAGTGCACCCCGGTAACCGGCTCGCGGCCTGGAAGTTGCAGCGTAAGAAGCGGTTCGCGGCGTGTGCAGGCGAGTGCCGTTCGCACCGCTGCCCGGATATAACGACTGGCCGTGACTTTGCCACCTTTGTCGCGTTCTGCCTCGACCGCGGCCACGACCTCGGCGTCAACGCCCATTCCGGCGTTGAACACAGCCCACTGGTCCCCGCAGTCGATCAGGCCGATCCGACGCCACTGCTGGCGGCGGCGGTAGTCGTCCAGCAGCTGGATGAGTTGGTTGGTCGCCGCGATCGGATCCCGGGAAATCCCCAGAGCCCGAGCCAGCACGTTCGCCGAACCGCCCGGAACCACCGCGACAGCGGGCACCGGTCCGACCGGGGTCGTGTTGGGGCTTCCCAGTAACCCGTTGACCACAGCGCTTACCGTGCCGTCGCCGCCATGCACCACGACTAGGTCCACCGCATCTGAGACCGCGGCCTGCCCTAGTTCCGCACCGTGACCAGGATGTTTGGTGTGCTCGACAGTGAGTTCGAGGCGGCTTTCGAGCGCGTGTGCGAGCAGATCGCGGCCAGCCGGCGTGGTGGAGGTGGCGGTCGGGTTGACGATCAGCACGGCACGCATCACGCATGAGCCTAGGCCGTGCGACGATGCGGGCCGGTACGGCCCGTTGAGGAGCACGGCAATCCGGCCAGGCTGTACGACGATGCGGGCCGGTACGGCCCGTTGAGGAGGACGGCAATCCGGCCAGGCCGTGCGACGATGCGGGCCGGTACGGCCCGTTGAGGAGGACGGCAGTCAGGCTAGGCGCGGCGACGATGCAGGCCGCAGGGCGGCGTGAGGAGGAGCTGCGCGATTGGGGTAGGAGCGGCCGTACAACGCCGCTTAGTGCTTGCGTGTCGTGGTGCGCTGGCTCATCGGGTGGCGGGATGTGGTGACTACGCTGAAGCCATGATCGTCCCCCGCCTGGCTCCTCGGGGAGTGCCGCCGGCGCCGAGCGTGGTGCGCGCGGCGGGCCTGCTTGTCGTCGCACAAGGCGTAGCAGGGCTGGTGGTGGCCGCGATTCTGATGGTGCGTGGCGTGGGCGGCGCGGACCAGAGTGTCGTGAACGGCTTGGGCACGGCAATCTGGTTTGTGGTGGTCGGGAGCGGGGTGTTCGCGGCCGGGTGGGCGTTGATGACCGGCAGGCGCTGGGGACGCGGGTTGGCTATATTCGCCCAGCTGATGCTGCTGCCGGTGGCGTGGTACGTGGCTGTGGGCTCGCATCAGCTCCTCTTCGGGATCCCGGTAGGAATCATGGCTCTGTGCGCTTTGGGGTTGCTGTTCAGCCCCGGGGCTTTGCGATGGGCCGCGGGCGGTGATCAGCCCGGCCCCGCCAACGCGGCCAGTGGCGGACCAGAGAGCCGATAGCCGATGCACTCAGGCTGCGGTTGAGCGCCGACGCCGTCGTAGAGCGCGATGGCATCGGAATTCCAGTTGAGTACTGACCACGACAGCCGCGTGTAGCCTTTCTCGACGCATTCACCCGCCAGGCTCGTCAGCAACCGGCGGGCCAGACCGCGGCGGCGAAACCGCGGCCGCACGAACAGGTCCTCGATGTAGATGCCGGCAACGCCATCCCAGGTGGAGAAGTTAAGAAACCACAGCGCCATCGCGGCAACCTCGCCATCAACCGTGGCAACGTGACCTCGAACGATCGGGGCGTCACTGAAAAGTGCTGCAGCTACTTGGTTTTCGGTCACAGTGCATTGAGCGGCAGCGCGTACGAATTCGGCCAATGCATGGATCATGGCCACAATGTCGGCGGTGTCTTCCGGAATGGCGGGGCGGATTTTCTCAGTCATTGCTCGACTCCCAGCGCGGACAATATCGTGGCGAATTTCGTTGTGGTCTCGTCAACTTCGTCGTCGGGATCGGATTCGGCGACGATCCCGCCGCCTGCATGCGCGCGGGCGGTGAGACGATCGGCCGACAATTGGGCACCGCGGATCGACACCACCCAATCGCCGTCCCCCCGGGAGTCGCACCAACCCACGGCGCCGGCGTAGAAACCGCGGTCGCCTTCCAACTCGGCGATGAATTCGGCGGCGGTCGTTGTTGGCACGCCCCCGACGGCCGGGGTGGGATGCAGGGCCAACGCTAGATCGATTGCCGTCGTTGAGGTATCGCGGAGTCGGCCCTTGATCGGGGTGCACAGGTGCCATACCGCCGCGGTGCTGCTCAAATGTGGCTCGGATGCGATTACCAGTTCGTCACACAGCGGCTCCAGGGCGGCACGCATCGTGTCGATGACCAGTTGGTGCTCGTGTCGGTTCTTGGCCGAATCGGCCAGCGCCGCTCCGTTGGCGGCGTCGAGCACCGGGTCGGCGGCACGGGGTGCGGAGCCGGCAAACGGCTGGCAGAAGACCTGATCGCCCGAGCGTGCGACCAGGAGTTCTGGACTGGCACCGACCAGAGCGGTCCCCGTATAGCTGGTGCCGGCCGCCGTCAGGTCGACCAGATAGCCGTACGCTGCATGGTCGGCGGCAACCAGCTGGCGCAGTACGGTCCGTGCGTCTATCGGAGCCTCGGCGACCAGGTGCAACGCGCGGGCCAGCACCACCTTGTGCAGTCCGCCATCGGGTGCTGCCAGCCGATCGCGGGCACGAGCGATCCTGGCGCGGTACTCCGCGGGCGGGGGGACAGCCGCGGCGATGCGCACTTTCGGCGGCGTTCCGGTCGGCCAATCCGGCACGGTGTCGGTGCGCCGAACGGCGCTCGGCGCCATCAACGCGGCCGGTCTGGCAGGGTCGAAAGGCAGCGCGCCCAACAGGATCGGCGCGGCTCCAGAGCGCAGCGCCGCCTGCGCGGCGGCCACGTCGCAGTAGTGCGTCTGCACCCCGTCGGCAACCAGCGTCCCTCGTGGCCCGCATAGCGCGAACGGCGGCTCGGTGAACGTCTTCACCTGGCTGCAACCGGTTGCAGTTGGCCGCCCAGTCCGAGCGCGGTGAGCTGCCGCACGCCATGCTCGAACCCGCAGATCGCGATCGAACCGGCGAGCATGTAGAAGCGGCTGCCCTCAACGAGCGGTAGCTCGAGCCAACGAGCAATGACCGCGCGGGAAAAGTGGCTGTGGCCGACGAACACCACGTCGCGCGATGTCATCGTCCCCAATGCCGATGCGATGGCCCGATCAGCGCGGTCGCTGACCTGCGCCACACTCTCGCCACCGGGACATCCGTGTGTCCAGACCAGCCAATCAGGAACTGACTCCCGGATCTGCGGCGTCGTCAGGCCTTCGTACGACCCGTAGTCCCATTCGGCGAGCAAGGGAGATACCTCGTTAATGGCGAGTCCGGCCAGCTTGGCGGTGGCCAGGGCACGATGGCGCGGGCTGCTGATCACCATCGGGTCAGCGAGTTCGAGTCCACTCAAGACCCGCCCCGTGAGCTCGGCCTCCACCTTGCCGACATCGGTGAGGTCAAGATCGGTCCTGCCGGTGTGTTGGCCGGATTTGGACCAGGCCGTTTCGCCGTGGCGCAGAAGTAGCAGTCGATGGTTGTACACGCCCATGCCGACCGATTCTGCCGGACACGTCGTGGGCCGGTCGGAGGGCGCGTTCGGGAGTGCCCATGCCAGGATGGCACTGTGACTGCGCGCCGACGATGCAGAGCGATGCGATGAGGAGGAGCGGCGTTTGTGAGTGAGACCCGGGTGCTGGCGGTGGCCAACCAGAAGGGTGGAGTGGCCAAGACGACGACGGTCGCTTCGCTCGGTGCGGCGATGGTGGATAAGGGACGGCGGGTGCTGCTTGTCGATCTGGATCCGCAAGGATGTTTGACTTTCTCGCTTGGCCAGGATCCCGACAAACTGCCGGTCTCGGTGCATGAGGTGTTGCTTGCGGAAGTCGAGCCCAGCGCGGCGCTGGTCTCGACGATGGAGGGAATGACGTTGTTGCCGGCCAACATTGACCTGGCTGGCGCCGAGGCGATGCTGTTGATGCGGGCCGGCCGTGAGTATGCGCTCAAACGAGCGCTTGCCAAGCTTTCCGATCAATTTGACGTGGTGATCATCGACTGTCCGCCCTCGCTGGGGGTGTTGACCCTCAACGGATTGACGGCCGCAGATGAGGTCATGGTGCCGCTGCAGTGCGAGACGTTGGCGCACCGCGGTGTTGGCCAGTTTTTGCGCACGGTCGCCGATGTTCAGCAGATCACTAATCCGAATCTGCGCCTGATAGGCGCGCTGCCGACGCTGTACGACTCGCGAACCACCCACACCCGTGATGTGCTGCTCGATGTCGCCGACCGCTACGACCTGCCGGTGTTGGCGCCGCCGATTCCCCGCACGGTGCGCTTCGCCGAGGCCAGCGCCTCGGGTTCGTCTGTGATGGCCGGGCGCAAGAACAAGGGCGTCATTGCCTACCGCGAGCTGGCGCAGGCGTTGCTCAAGCACTGGAAGACCGGCAAGCCGTTGCCGACGTTTGCAGTAGAGATCAAGTCGTAGCACAAACCGAGGGTTGCGGATATCAGCCAAGAACCACCACGGTTCCGCCGCGCTGCTCGATAACTTTGGAGCCAGACACCGCCGGGACTACCGCCGAGGTGCTCGGTGATCGCGTCACCTGCAGGTAGCGAATGTTCGCGCCGCTAACCGGATCGTAGACGCCGATTCCGCCAGTGACCGGCACCAGGAGTTGCCCTGCCATCATTACCCCGGGCCCCAGCGGGGCCATCGTCTCGCCGGCCGCGATGGTATAGCGCTGGGTCAGGGTGCTCGCATCGAAGACCAACAGCGCATCGCCGGTCCACCACGTCACCAGGCTTCCGGTCTGCGAGGCAGCCGCCGCGGCCGATGGCTGGGTAGCCAGCAGCGTGCTCGCCACCGTGACGCCGGTCTCGTCGATGACTTCGATCCGCGGCTGCGGGGAGGGCAGGTAGACCGCGGTGTTGTTGTGCGCGACGACCAAGACCCGAGCGCCCGAACCCGGCTTGATTCCGGGTTCGGGCACGAAGCGCTGTTCGGGCTCATCGTCTT
It includes:
- a CDS encoding acid phosphatase; amino-acid sequence: MGVYNHRLLLLRHGETAWSKSGQHTGRTDLDLTDVGKVEAELTGRVLSGLELADPMVISSPRHRALATAKLAGLAINEVSPLLAEWDYGSYEGLTTPQIRESVPDWLVWTHGCPGGESVAQVSDRADRAIASALGTMTSRDVVFVGHSHFSRAVIARWLELPLVEGSRFYMLAGSIAICGFEHGVRQLTALGLGGQLQPVAAR
- a CDS encoding sensor histidine kinase, yielding MSTLGDLLAEHTVLPGNAVDHLHAVVGEWQLLADLSFADYLMWVCRDDGVLVCVAQCRPNTAPTVMQSDAVGAVVGADSLPMVAATFDSGVAQQENDAGQRDSLQEGVTNMAASPVRYGDQVVAVLTQHQAALTALRKSGQLESAYLDCAGDLVHMLAEGTFPDAGDVALSRSTARVGDGFIRINVDGVVCYASPNALSAYHRMGLATELEGHNLIKVTRPLISDPFEAQEVAEHVQDLLAGGRSMRMEVDAGGATVLLRTLPLVVHGCNVGAAILIRDVTEVKRRDRALISKDATIREIHHRVKNNLQTVAALLRLQARRTANAEGREALIESVRRVSSIALVHDALSMSVDEQVNLDEVIDRILPIMNDVASVDRPIRINRVGDLGVLDSDRATALIMVITELVQNAIEHGFDPAAEEGSVTIRAERSARWLDVVVHDNGRGLPDGFSLEKSDSLGLQIVRTLVSAELDGRMGMREAAQRGTDVVLRVPIGRRRLVL
- a CDS encoding biotin/lipoyl-binding carrier protein — encoded protein: MAEDVRAEIVASVLEVAVSEGDRIGKGDVVVLLESMKMEIPVLAEVAGTVSTVSVSVGDVIQAGDLIAVIS
- a CDS encoding 50S ribosomal protein bL37; protein product: MAKRGRKKRDRKHSKANHGKRPNS
- a CDS encoding ParA family protein gives rise to the protein MSETRVLAVANQKGGVAKTTTVASLGAAMVDKGRRVLLVDLDPQGCLTFSLGQDPDKLPVSVHEVLLAEVEPSAALVSTMEGMTLLPANIDLAGAEAMLLMRAGREYALKRALAKLSDQFDVVIIDCPPSLGVLTLNGLTAADEVMVPLQCETLAHRGVGQFLRTVADVQQITNPNLRLIGALPTLYDSRTTHTRDVLLDVADRYDLPVLAPPIPRTVRFAEASASGSSVMAGRKNKGVIAYRELAQALLKHWKTGKPLPTFAVEIKS
- a CDS encoding isochorismate synthase; this encodes MKTFTEPPFALCGPRGTLVADGVQTHYCDVAAAQAALRSGAAPILLGALPFDPARPAALMAPSAVRRTDTVPDWPTGTPPKVRIAAAVPPPAEYRARIARARDRLAAPDGGLHKVVLARALHLVAEAPIDARTVLRQLVAADHAAYGYLVDLTAAGTSYTGTALVGASPELLVARSGDQVFCQPFAGSAPRAADPVLDAANGAALADSAKNRHEHQLVIDTMRAALEPLCDELVIASEPHLSSTAAVWHLCTPIKGRLRDTSTTAIDLALALHPTPAVGGVPTTTAAEFIAELEGDRGFYAGAVGWCDSRGDGDWVVSIRGAQLSADRLTARAHAGGGIVAESDPDDEVDETTTKFATILSALGVEQ
- a CDS encoding diacylglycerol/lipid kinase family protein, whose translation is MRAVLIVNPTATSTTPAGRDLLAHALESRLELTVEHTKHPGHGAELGQAAVSDAVDLVVVHGGDGTVSAVVNGLLGSPNTTPVGPVPAVAVVPGGSANVLARALGISRDPIAATNQLIQLLDDYRRRQQWRRIGLIDCGDQWAVFNAGMGVDAEVVAAVEAERDKGGKVTASRYIRAAVRTALACTRREPLLTLQLPGREPVTGVHFVFVSNSSPWTYANDRPVWTNPDCTFETGVGVFAVTTMKLVPTLKVVRQMLAKRPKFEFNHLINEDDVGSLRVTSMGPPIATQFDGDYLGLRKTMTFRAVPDALAVVAPPAKNRA
- the whiB1 gene encoding transcriptional regulator WhiB1, translating into MDWRHRAVCRDEDPELFFPVGNSGPALAQIADAKLVCNRCPVTTECLGWALNTGQDSGVWGGMSEDERRALKRRNARTKARTGV
- a CDS encoding GNAT family N-acetyltransferase — its product is MTEKIRPAIPEDTADIVAMIHALAEFVRAAAQCTVTENQVAAALFSDAPIVRGHVATVDGEVAAMALWFLNFSTWDGVAGIYIEDLFVRPRFRRRGLARRLLTSLAGECVEKGYTRLSWSVLNWNSDAIALYDGVGAQPQPECIGYRLSGPPLAALAGPG